A genomic window from Candidatus Kouleothrix ribensis includes:
- a CDS encoding phosphoribosylanthranilate isomerase has product MTFVKICGLRTAEHALVAAAAGADLLGMIFAPARRQITPAEAAAISAAVRAQPDASRRPLLVGVFVNEAPERVRELARTCALDLAQLSGNEPIEHARALTGLGLIKAIRFDGSATEQAWIDCNLANVRLLADAHVPGAFGGAGVTADWSAARELARRRPIVLAGGLTPTNVRPAIEQVRPWGVDVSSGVESAGVKDPAKIRAFVAAVQPTLT; this is encoded by the coding sequence ATGACGTTCGTAAAAATCTGCGGCCTGCGCACTGCTGAGCACGCGCTCGTGGCCGCCGCCGCCGGGGCCGATCTGCTCGGCATGATCTTCGCGCCGGCACGCCGGCAGATCACCCCGGCCGAGGCTGCGGCGATCAGTGCGGCCGTGCGCGCGCAGCCCGACGCCAGCCGCAGGCCGCTGCTGGTTGGCGTATTCGTCAACGAGGCGCCCGAGCGTGTGCGCGAGCTGGCGCGCACATGCGCACTCGATCTCGCTCAGCTTAGCGGCAACGAGCCGATCGAGCACGCCCGCGCACTCACCGGCCTGGGCCTGATCAAAGCCATTCGCTTCGATGGCAGCGCCACCGAGCAGGCCTGGATCGACTGCAACCTAGCCAACGTGCGCCTGCTGGCCGATGCACACGTACCGGGTGCATTTGGCGGCGCGGGTGTTACCGCCGACTGGTCGGCCGCGCGCGAGCTGGCACGGCGCCGGCCGATTGTGCTGGCCGGTGGGCTGACGCCTACGAATGTGCGGCCGGCGATCGAGCAGGTGCGCCCGTGGGGCGTCGATGTGAGCAGCGGCGTCGAGAGCGCTGGCGTGAAGGATCCAGCCAAGATCCGGGCCTTCGTGGCCGCCGTGCAGCCTACCCTAACATAA